In Quercus lobata isolate SW786 chromosome 12, ValleyOak3.0 Primary Assembly, whole genome shotgun sequence, a genomic segment contains:
- the LOC115969941 gene encoding L-lactate dehydrogenase B-like has protein sequence MQKSGSSSSLGPGGLDLTQAFFRQIQRAAPPSPTKRHTKISVVGAGNVGMAIAQTILTQDVADELVLIDAKADKLRGEMLDLQHAAAFLPRTKIHASVDYELTFGSDLCIVTAGARQVPGESRLNLLQRNVALFRSIIPPLARYSPETILLIVSNPVDVLTYVAWKLSGFPSNRVIGSGTNLDSSRFRFLIADHLDVNAQDVQAYIVGEHGDSSVALWSSISVGGVPVLSFLEKQQIAYEKVTLENIHKEVIDSAYEVISLKGYTSWAIGYSVANLARSILRDQRKVHPVSVVANGFYGIEGGDVFLSLPAQLGRGGVLGVTNVHLTDEEAHRLRDSAKTILEVQNQLEV, from the exons ATGCAAAAGAGTGGTTCATCATCATCACTTGGCCCAGGAGGCCTGGACCTAACCCAGGCCTTCTTCAGGCAAATTCAACGTGCCGCCCCTCCTTCCCCAACTAAGCGACACACCAAAATCTCTGTCGTTGGAGCCGGCAACGTGGGCATGGCCATAGCTCAAACTATTCTGACCCAAGACGTAGCCGACGAGCTCGTCCTCATCGACGCCAAGGCCGACAAGCTACGTGGCGAGATGCTCGACCTTCAACACGCTGCTGCGTTTTTACCTCGCACCAAAATCCATGCGTCTGTCGACTACGAGCTCACCTTTGGGTCTGATCTCTGTATTGTCACTGCTGGGGCCCGCCAGGTCCCTGGGGAGTCTAGGCTCAATCTGTTGCAGAGGAATGTGGCTCTGTTTAGGAGTATTATTCCTCCGCTGGCTCGTTACTCGCCGGAGACTATTTTGCTTATTGTTTCCAATCCCGTTGATGTGCTCACTTACGTGGCATGGAAGCTATCCGGATTCCCTTCGAATCGGGTTATTGGGTCGGGTACCAATCTCGACTCGTCCAGGTTTCGGTTCCTCATCGCCGATCATCTCGACGTCAACGCTCAGGATGTGCAG GCTTACATAGTTGGGGAGCATGGTGATAGCTCGGTGGCACTATGGTCAAGCATTAGTGTCGGAGGTGTGCCGGTATTGAGCTTCCTAGAAAAGCAACAAATCGCATACGAAAAGGTGACCTTGGAGAATATCCACAAAGAAGTAATAGATAGTGCTTATGAAGTGATAAGCCTCAAAGGGTACACATCTTGGGCTATTGGGTACTCTGTGGCTAACCTGGCTCGATCCATACTGAGAGACCAGAGGAAGGTCCACCCAGTCTCGGTAGTTGCTAATGGGTTCTACGGAATTGAAGGTGGAGACGTGTTCTTGAGCTTGCCAGCCCAGCTTGGTAGGGGTGGAGTCTTGGGGGTGACCAATGTCCATTTGACTGATGAGGAGGCTCACCGTCTTAGGGACTCAGCTAAGACCATCCTTGAGGTGCAAAACCAGTTGGAAGTCTGA